A region from the Penaeus monodon isolate SGIC_2016 chromosome 17, NSTDA_Pmon_1, whole genome shotgun sequence genome encodes:
- the LOC119583402 gene encoding craniofacial development protein 2-like → MVLGTVNVGSLSGKSMELVDLMERRRINILCIQETKWRGEKAKEIGNGYKLFYYGMNNRRNGVGIILDPEMKKNVLEVNRKSDRLMRVKIQVENTIINIVSAYASQTGCEEEEKEEFWDNLGCVIQNIPPLEVMWVGGDLNGHGEGNTGSSECMGRHGVGIRNDDGDRIVDWAKAGGESVAKQHRPLVYKIKIKTIKPI, encoded by the exons ATGGTGCTTGGGACAGTAAATGTAGGAAGTCTCAGTGGTAAAAGCATGGAACTAGTCGATCTCATGGAGCGCAGAAGAATCAACATATTATGCATTCAGGAAACCAAATGGAGAGGTGAGAAGGCAAAAGAAATCGGTAATGGATATAAGTTGTTTTACTATGGTATGAACAACAGACGAAATGGGGTTGGAATCATCTTGGACCCGGAGATGAAGAAGAACGTATTAGAAGTGAATCGAAAATCGGACAGGTTAATGAGAGTCAAGATACAAGTGGAAAATACGATTATCAACATTGTCAGTGCCTATGCGTCTCAAACAGGAtgcgaggaagaggaaaaggaagaattttgGGACAATCTCGGATGTGTTATACAGAATATACCACCATTAGAAGTAATGTGGGTGGGTGGTGATTTGAATGGACATGGCGAAGGCAATACAGGATCAAGTGAGTGCATGGGTAGGCATGGAGTAGGTATACGTAATGACGACGGCGACCGTATTGTAGACTGGGCAAAAGCAGGAG GTGAGAGTGTGGCAAAACAGCATAGGCCCCTagtttacaaaatcaaaattaaaactatCAAACCCATATAG
- the LOC119583401 gene encoding uncharacterized protein LOC119583401: MELEKGEKNWETISAKIRKSAKKALGESSGNKKEGKEIWWWNEEVQLVVKRKKECKKNRDHNRTEETIKAFKEVNKTAKLAVAKVKATAYEELYNSLEMDVYQAKTIKDANENILSNDRQIKNRWKEYFQHLMNVENEREHRSIQPLAGEPMERITETEVKVALRKMKNGKSVGPDNIPAEVRKHLGNTGVELQTK, encoded by the exons ATGGagttagaaaaaggggaaaaaaactgggaGACCATCAGTGCCAAAATTAGAAAAAGTGCAAAGAAAGCGCTTGGGGAAAGTTCCGGGAATAAGAAAGAAGGTAAGGAGATCTGGTGGTGGAACGAAGAGGTACAGTTGGtagtgaagagaaagaaggaatgtaaGAAGAATAGGGACCACAACAGAACGGAAGAGACCATCAAAGCGTTCAAAGAAGTTAATAAGACCGCTAAGCTTGCAGTTGCTAAAGTGAAGGCCACAGCATATGAAGAACTGTACAACAGTCTAGAAATG GATGTGTATCAAGCAAAGACGATAAAGGATGCCAATGAAAATATCCTAAGcaatgacagacagataaagaatcGATGGAAAGAATACTTCCAGCACCTGATGAATGTTGAAAATGAACGTGAACATAGAAGTATCCAACCATTAGCAGGGGAACCCATGGAAAGAATTACTGAAACCGAAGTGAAAGTTGCTTTGAGAAAGATGAAGAATGGGAAGAGTGTTGGCCCTGACAACATACCAGCAGAAGTTCGGAAACACCTAGGAAATACAGGAGTGGAATTACAGACGAAATAG